CTGTACCTGTACGGGGAACTCAGATCGGTGGTTCCGAAAGGACGGCAGGAGTCCCTCGAACCGCTATAAAACGGTCTGCGCTGGTGCAGGGAGTCAGTCCCTCCACTCACCACCAGAACGAAAACAGCACCCAGAACGTCGCGTACGCGCCGACCGTCGAGATGATGGGAACGAGGTTCTGCATCACGATCACCCGACCGGTGGTAGTCGGGTCGAAGAGATCCGCAGCCGAGGGGATGTCTTCCGGCTCCTCCTCGCCGATTCCGGGCGCCTCCTCGCCCGGCTCGTCGGCCGCGAGAGCCCCGACGGAGACGGTCGGCTGCTCTTTGCCCCGGAGCCCCTCCGAGACCGTGACCGAACGGGTGGCCCGTCCCCAGCCGAGGCCGACGATCGACATCGTCGCAATGATGACGAACGACGCCGGGATCCCGATCGCGGAGAGCCCGACGACGATCGCAGACGAGACGACGGCGACGACGATCGCCGCCGTGAGTGGGAGGTCAGTGATGTCGTTTCCGAGCGTGTCCAGCGTCCGGCGGGCGATCGTGAACGCACCCACCGCGACCGCGGCGCTGCCCAGCAGGATCAGCGGGTCCATCTCGACGCCCGCGCCGTACAGGGGAGCGATCGCGTTCGCGATGTTCGACGTACCCGAGGAGAACGCCATCAGACAGCCGATACTTATCAGGATCACGACGCCGACGAACTCCCGGGTGGTCGTCTCCGGTCCCTTTCTGGGAACAGGAACCGCCCCCGACCGATCGAGTTCGATCAACGCGCCCTCGGTTTGCGTGATCGACACCCAGCGGTTGATTCTCGTATAAAAGTACCGGCCGATTACCCCGGAGACCCAGAACCCGATGATCGGCGCGACGATCCACCAGACGGCGATCTCCCCCATTACGGCCCAGTTGAGTTGTCCGGTCGCAATGCCGAGACCGGCGATCGCGCCGACGGCAGTCATCGACGTCGACGCTGGAACGCCGAAGTAGTTACCGATAAACAGCGCCCCGCCGATGAAAAACAGCACCACGATGCTCGCCTCGATGGTGAAAACACCCGGATCGTGAACGAGTTCCTGCCCCAGCGTGTCGACGACGCGCCGGCCGATCGTCCACGCGCCCACGAGAAAGAACACCGACATCAGCGCGGCCGCCATCCCCTTCGAGATGACGTCTGCACCGACCGCGGGCCCGAACGCCGGCCCGGTCGTCGCGCCCCCGATGTTGAAACCGACGAACAGGGCGACGACGAGCCCGATCAAAAGAAGCGGTTCGATCATAACACAATCGATCACATCCGCCGGGTTAAAAGATGCGACTTTGGGAAAGAGCTACCAATCTCCGTTGCGTATCACGACCGAACTGACGGGAACCTCTCTTCGAGGAGGACGGACCAGTGAACAGACGGGAGTTCGCGGTCGCGCTGTTCGTGCTCGCGAGCGTGGCGGCAGTGACCGTCGGCATCGGTGCCGTCGCCCTGGCTGTCGATAACCCCGAAGCGGGGGAGGACCGAACCGCGACGATCGACGACGACGGATCGATCGCGGCGGTCCACGAGGCAGGAGTGACCGGCGAGAACGTTTCGGTCGGCGTACTCGACGTCACCGGGTTCGATCAGGACGCGATAGACGGGGAGATCGCCGGAAGCGAAACGTTCGGCGACGGACAATCGGTCGACGGCGGAGACCGTCACGGTACGGCGACGGCGATGACGGTCGCCCGGACCGCCCCCGACGCGGAGCTGTATCTCGCCACGTTCGAAACACCCGACGACTACGCGTCAGCCCTCGACTGGATGCTCGAACGCGACGTCGACGTGATCGTGACCCCGGTGGCGTACGCCGGGACGCTCGGAGACGGGACCGCCAGCCTCGACCGGGCAACGAGGGATGCAGTCGATCGGGGTGCCGTGGTCGTCGCTCCGACGGGGAACTTCGCGGCCGGCCACTGGTACGGGGAGTACGAGCCGACCGACGAGGGCCTCCACGAGTTCGAGGTCGGACCACTCAACGAAGTGCACGGTCCACCGGGGAGGGCCGAATTCTGGCTCGCGTCGGACGCTCCCGGTGACTACACGCTCGAACTCCACCGCCTGGAGGACGACGAAACCGAACTCGTCGCTCGGTCGGTGGCCCACCGGAACGAAAGCCAGCGGTTGACCGTCCAGCTCGACGACGACCGCTACGCGATTGCAGTCAGAGGCCCCGACGGCGCCGAGGTGGACGGGGATGTCATCGACGGGGACGGGAACGAAATCCGGGTCGCGACCACGACGCACGCGCTGGCCGACGCCCGTCCGGAACGGAGCATACCGTCCCCCGCAGCCGCCCCGGGTGTGATCGGCGTCGGCGCGATCGATCCGACGACGGGTGAGGTGGAGCCGTTCAGCGGACGCGGTCCGACCGCTGACGGGAGGCTGGGCGTCTACGTCGTCGCGCCGAGCAGTCAGCCCACGGACGGGGGACCGTTCGTCGGCACGTCCGCATCCGCAGCCTACGTCGGCGGCGTCGCCGCCCTCGTCGTCGACGTCGGACCGGAACTGGAGCCGGACGAAGTGCGCTGGACCCTCGCGTCGACAGCCGGCTCCCAAAACGGCGTGGACACGCGGGCAGGACACGGCCGGGTCGATCCGGCAGCCGCGATCGCCGAGGCCGCAGAGCGCTCCGATCGGAACGACGAGTAGCGACGAACGGTCGCTCAAACCGGGATTTAACCTACGGAAAGGTATGTGTCATTCGAAAACGAACTGGTGACCGATGTCGACGCTCACCGATATCCTCCCGACAGGTCCACCGACGTCGGAGGCCCGCACCCGGATCGTCGAGATGGACGCCGAAGAGGCAGACGACGTCCTCGACGTCCTCGCGAGCGACACCCGCAGGGACGTGTATCGGCGTCTGCTGGAGGAGCCGGCGACCACCTCCGAACTGGCCGACGGCCTCGACACCTCCCTCCAGAACGTGTCCCACCACGTGTCTACCCTCGAGGACGCCGAACTCGTCGAGGCTGTGGGTCGGCGCTACTCCGAAAAGGGAAACGAGATGGTCGTGTACGGTCCGACCAGCGATCCGCTCGTGTTCGTCGGGCGAGAGGAGCTCCACTCCCGGCTCGATCGGTCGCTGTCGGACGTCGTCGCGGGCATCGGGTTGCTCGCCGGCGGAGCGCTGTTCGTCCAGTGGGGCGCCTACCAGCTGTTCTCCCCGGATCGGGCGGCGGCGACTGCGATCGATCCCGCGAGCTATGCGGGCGGGTCGAACGACGCCGGCGGGTTGCTCGTGTGGCTCGTCTTCGAGGCTGGCGAGCCGGGACTGCTCTTCTTTTTCGCCTGTCTGCTCGTCGCTGCGGTCGCGACGGTGGCGTGGCGACGGTGACTACAAAAAGCTAAAGCGGTGTGTCGGTGTGCGAGGCTACTGACGGCGGCCGATTCCGAGGATTAGCCCGATCCCGAGGACCGCGATACCGGCCCCGGCGACGAGTGCACCGATGCCTCCGAGCGCGTCTCCCGGAATAGAGAGTGTCCCGTCGTCGGACTCGCCATCGTCGATCTGGGTATCTGTTTCGCCGTCGCCACCGTCACTCGCACCGTCGGTGGACTCGACGACGACGCCGGGCGCCGATCCCTGTACGTCGGGATCGTCGTCCGCCCGCACGTGGACAGTAAATTCGGTTCCGGGTGAGATTTCGTCGAGATCCACAGTGACCTCGAAGGTGCCGTGTTCGTCGACGGTGGTCTGGTTCGTGACGAGGAACGAGATGCCGTCCGACTCGCCGCGGACCCGAACGCTGACAGATTCGCCCTCCTCGAGGTCAGCCTCCCCGGCGATCCGCTGGTCGGGTGCGGCCTCGAGTTCGAGCAGGTCGCCCTCGTACACGAGAACGACACCGTGACTCTCCTGAGTTCTGTCATCGTCATCCGATTCGCCGGCCGTCGAATCCACGACTGTCCCCGTCGTGGAGCCGACCGTCTGGTTGTCGTGGCGGGCAGTCACCTCGAAGTCGGCACCGGGCTGGACGTTGCTCGCGTCGAACGTCGCCTCGAACCGCTCGTCCTCGACGACGGCCTCCTCCGACAGCAGGAACGCCCCGTTTCCGGTCGACCTGACTCGGACCTGTATCCGCTCGCCGTCGTCGAGGTCCGCCTGACCGGCGATGGTCTGACTCTCGTCGGGTTCGAACTCGTCGATCCGGTCGAACACGACGATCGGTTTCACTTCCAGAACGGCGTGATCGAGGGTCTCGTTGCCGACGGAAATCCGCAGATCGTGGAGCCCGCCGGGCGGCCGGTCCCGCTCGAGTTCGTTCGCGTGGACCGCGACGTTCTCGAGGCCAGCGTTCTCCGCCGAGAGATATTCGTCGGGATCCTCCGCGCGAACGTCTCCGGTGGCGAGAAGGATCCTCACGTCGTCGTCGTGATCGACGACGGTCGCTTCGAGGTGGAACTGGTCACCCATATCGATCTCGATCTGGAAGGGATCCTCGCCGGGCGCGTCGATCCCGAGCGTCGCCTTTTCGGGGGGCGCAACGCTTACGAGCTGTTGATCGAATTCGGGAGTTTCGGTCGTCTCGTTCTCGGTCGTGTTCGTCTTCGTGTCCGCTGCAACCGTTGCGGGAACCGCGAGGGCAGCCGCGACTGCGAGGACTGCAACGAGGAGCACTGCGCGCCTCGAGTCCAGCCCGGTCACAGCCTGTTGGAGGGTTTCGGGCATCGTTTCCCCGTAGGACGCAATCCGTAGTTAAACCAGGGATAGCTAAAACGAAGCGTTGAGCGATGCCCATTTCGGCATGCTCGGACGGCGTCAGGACGTGTACACGTACTCGTCTTCGGTCAACTGTGCGTACGCGCCACGGAGCTTCCGCTTTTGCCACTTGTATGAAAGCACCAGTTTGGCGGCCTGGAACCCGGCCGAATACGTCCGCTCGACGAGCCCCCTCCCGGCCTCAGCCGCGAGCATCGCGTCGGCACACGAGATGACACGATCCCAGTCGTCCGGCGTGTATCCGCGAACCACCTCTGCCATCGTGAGGTTCCGGAGCACCTCGTCCCCGATCGCCTCGTGCCAACGGTCGTTGTAGGTGGAGAGGTCCCCAGCTGCGGCCAGTTCGCCGGCGATCGCGCCGGTCCGGACGGCGACGTGATCGCCCCCCTCGTGGAACGCCGACGTCGACCCCATCGCCCCGCCTGCCACGGCGATCCCTGCCTCCACCGGCGATTCGATCGGGCTGGTCGAAGAGATCGAGTACGTCTCCGTGCCGTTCCGTTTTCCGGTCCCGTCGACGATGGGGAACTCGTCCTCGATGTCGTACTTGTCGCCGTACTGCCACTCCAGCAGCCGATGGATGTACTCGCTGCCGCCAGGGATGCTGTCGTCTTCGGGGCGGAGCAACCTGTAGGAATCACGGGCCTCGACGTCGTCGATGTCGAGGCCGATCGGCATCGTCAGCCCGACGCGACACACCCGATCGTTGTTCGGAAACACCCACGGATAGGCGGTGTGGCCGGGCATCACGCCCCACCAGAACCGAATGCTCGCGTCGACGTCCGCGAACGCCTCCTCGGGGAATCGCCGGTACTCCTGATAGGCGATGTGGTTGACGTCCCGCGAGGCGAGAATCTCCGAGGCAGTCCGTCCCTCGGGGAGGAACCGATCGAGCACGCGGTTCGTGACGGTTCGCTGGGGGCCGTCCGCGAGCACGAGGAAATCGGCGCCGATCGTCTCGCCCGACGCCAGATCCATCTCGTGTCTGGGATCGGCAGTCCCCGGACCGGCCGAGAGATCTGTTCGAACGTCCTTCACCGAGACGCCGACACGATACTCCGCACCGGCGTTTTCGGCCCGTTCCCGGAGCCAATCGTCGAACCTGGCCCGGTGGAAGGTGTAGCCGAAATGCTCGTACGAGGAATCGATCCCAGTCCCGTACAGCGTCGCCTTCGTGTTCGGCCCGACGAACTCCGCTCGATCGAGCGTGCGCTGGACGACCCCGTCGGGGAACTCGTCGGGATGGATCCCCATGATATCGACCCAGTAATTCAGGATACCTGCGGCGTCCGTCGAGTCGGGACCGAGCCCCTCGCGGTCGGCGCGGGGGACGCCCCTCTCGCAGACGAGCGTCTCCGCTCCACCGCTGGCGGCCGCATGTGCCGCCGAAGAGCCGGCCGGTCCGCCTCCGACGATCGCGACGTCGACGCGTTCCATACACGCTACCGGCGCCGTTTCAGTATTAAACCCACGGAAGCTGAATAGTCCCCGTACCGCAGGCGAAATCCACAGCCGACACCGATCCCTATCGAAAGATCATCAAAAACGACCTTTTCAAAAGGACAGGTTTTTGGTTACCGTGAAGGGACCGCGTCGCATGGCACGCGAAACGTGGGCGACCCGCATCGGATTCATCCTGGCCGCGGTGGGGAGCGCGGTCGGGCTCGGAAACATCTGGCGTTTCCCGTTCCAGACGGGACAGGAGGGGGGCGCGGCGTTCCTGCTGGTGTATCTGCTGTTCGTCGTTGCGATCGGGTTCCCGGCGATCCTCGTGGAGTTCGTCATCGGTCGCCGGACCAACCTGAACGCGGTGGGCTCGTTGCGCGAGCTCGGTGGGGGCGCCTGGCGGTACGTCGGCTGGCTGTTCGTCGTGACCGGCTTCGTCATCCTCTCGTATTACAGCGTCGTCGCCGGCTGGTTCGCGCGGTATCTCGTCGTCGGCGTCACCGACGGCTTTACCGTCACGACTGAGGCCGAGGCCGCAGAACTGTTCGGTATCGTGTCGACGGGGCTCGACTCGCTCGTGTTCCACGCCATCTTCATGGCGCTCGTGATCGGCATCGTCGCGATGGGGGTTCGACGGGGGATCGAACTGGCGGTGAAGGTGATGGTGCCGGCGATAATCCTGTTTTTGATCGGCCTGGCGGCGTACGGGACGACGCTCGACGGCGCGGGAGCTGCGTACGCCTACTACCTCTCGCCCGACTTCGGCGTGGTCGTGGACAACTGGACGAGCCTGCTGCCGGCGGCGGCGGGGCAGGCGTTCTTCACGCTCTCGTTGGGGATGGGCGTGATGATCACCTACGCGTCGTATCTCGGCGAGGACCGCAACCTCGCGACGGACGCGGGCGTCATCGTCTTCCTCGATACAGCGATCGCAGTCCTCGTGGGCTTCGTGGTGTTCCCGTTCATCTTCGCGGCGGGGACCGACCCCGGACAGATCGCCGTCGGTGCGATCTTCTTCAGCCTCACGCAGGCGTTCGCAACGTTGCCGTTCGGCACGTTGCTCGGGATCGTGTTCTTCGGCGTCGTGACGATCGCCGCACTCTCGAGTGCGATCAGTATCCTCGAGGTGCTGGTCTCGTATCTGATCGACGAGCACCCCATCGATCGCCTCCCGGCGACGCTCGGCGCCGGGGGAGCCATCTTCCTGCTCGGCGTGCCGGTGACGCTGGATCTGGTGTTCCTCGACCTGCTGGACGGGCTCGCAGACGGCGTGTTGCTGGTGCTGGGCGCGTTGATCCTCGTCGTGTTCGTCGGCTGGGTGATTCCCGACGTGGGGCTCTCGGAGCTGGGGCAGGGGATCACGAGCGTCGACCCGTGGGACGACATCTGGCTGTGGATGGTCCGCCTCCCGATCGTGATCGTGCTGGTCGTCGCGCTCGCCCTCGGCGCGCTCGATTACCTCGAGTTCCTCAGGGTCGACTTCGCGGCGTGGCTCGGAAGTTGATCCGTCCTTCCCTCTACCGATAACCCGGTCGGTAGATCGGATCCACAGACTTTTCCTGACGCCGACCGTTCTACCGGCCGATGAAGGAGTCGCTACTGGACATCCTCTGTTGCCCGGTTGACAAAGCCGACCTCGAACTCGATGTCGAGGATCGAACCGACGAGGAGATCCTCGAGGGCAGTCTCACCTGCACCGAATGTGACGAGGTGTACCCGATCGAGGACGGGATCCCGAACCTCCTCCCGCCGGACATGCGCGACGAAGCGGCGGCGTGAAGTTCGGGCCGCCGGCGCGAGGTTCGGACCGAGACAGGTCCGAACGCGGCTCGCTTCGGAGCGACGCTGGCAGGGGCCGGAACGCTCCGGGCAAAAACGGATCGAATCGGGGGATCTGCGGTCCGATGGAGCCTGAACCTTTTTGCTCCGTCCCTGTGACTCCACGGACGTGGCAACCGTTCCCGTCGATCTCAACCGCGGCCGAACTCACCAGTTCGACGTTCCCGACAGCGTCACGGTTGAAGGCTCGTTTACTGTGGAGCTCGAAAACCACGGCGCGCCGACCCACGTGCATCTCAACTTCGACGACGACCTCTCCCGTATCGCCACTCTCACGGATGGCAACCACTACGTCGAAGGCGACGCGACCCACGAGGTGTTCGTCGACGTCGAACCGATCTCTGAACCGGTCACCGGCCGTCTGAAGGTCGTTACCGGGTACGGAACCGAGACGGAATACGTGTCCGTGACCGTCGAACCCGGGCGGGCCGGAAAGCCGCCGGTCGAAGTCGACGAGTCGCTGGGCAAGCCGAACGCCGGAAAGTCGGCCGGATCGAAATCCCCCGATTACGTCCCGCTCCAGGAGCGGGCCGAGGAGGCCATCCCGGAGGGGCCACAGCTCGCGGTCGGGATCGTCGCGGCCGTCGCGGTCGTGCTCGCGGTCATTGTCGGACTCTCGATCGGCTCGACGGCCGTCCTCGTCGGGACCGGGATCGTCGTCGGCGCCGCGATCGCGGCGGTGTTGCTCTCCCGAGAGTAGCGGTGTGGAGGAGTGACACCCGTCCGACCGCTTCGACGCTTTTAAGGCCGTGATCGGCCTCCATCCGATGAGACAGGCGCAGCCTGTTTCACTGACCCGTAGCAGCGGTCACCGCGTACTACGGAGGTGAATAATGGCAGACTCAATCGAACAAGCAGTTACTCGCGCACTCGAGGAAGCGCCGCCCCGGGAGTTCCGGGAGACGGTCGACCTCGCGATAAACCTGCGCGATCTTGACCTCAACGATCCGTCGAATCGCGTCGACGAGTCGGTGGTTCTGCCGGCCGGAACCGGACAGGACACCACCATCGTCGTCTTCGCGGAGGGCGAAACCGCCGTCCGCGCCAGAGAAGTCGCCGACCAGGTACTCGACTCCGACGACCTCGAGGACCTCGGCGACGACGACGACGCCGCGAAAGATCTCGCGGACGACACCGACTTCTTCGTGGCCGAAGCGAACCTGATGCAGGACATCGGCCGGTATCTCGGGACCGTGCTCGGTCCCCGTGGGAAGATGCCGACCCCGCTTCAGCCCGACGACGACGTCGTGGAGACGGTGAATAGAATGAAGAACACGGTACAGCTCCGCTCCCGCGACCGGCGCACGTTCCACACGCGTGTCGGCGCGGCGGACATGTCCGCCGAGGAGATCGCCGACAACATCGACGTCATCGTCCGTCGGCTGGAAGCTGACCTCGAGAAAGGGCCACTCAACATCGACTCCGTCTACGTGAAAACCACGATGGGGCCGTCCGTGGAGGTGCCCGCATGAGCTCGGAGGCCCGTCAAACGGAGACGATCCCCGAGTGGAAGCGGGAGGAAGTCGACGCAGTCGTCGACTTCCTCGAGTCCTACGAGTCGGTCGGCGTCGTGGGCGTCACCGGCATCCCGAGCCGGCAGCTGCAGGCGATGCGCCGGGAGCTGCACGGCTCCGCGGAGCTTCGCATGAGCCGGAACACGCTCGTCGTCCGTGCGCTGGAGGAGGTCGACGAGGGGCTGGAGACGCTGACCCAGTACGTCGCCGGCGAGGTCGCCCTCGTCGGGACCAACGACAACCCGTTCGGCCTCTACCAGCAGCTCGAGGAGTCGAAGACCCCCGCCCCGATCAACGAGGGCGAGGTTGCGCCGAACGACATCGTCATCCCCGAGGGGGACACCGGCGTCGACCCGGGACCGTTCGTCGGCGAGCTCCAGCAGGTGGGGGCCTCGGCCCGCATCATGGACGGCTCGATCAAGGTAACCGAGGACTCGACGGTGCTCTCGGAGGGTGAAGTCGTTTCCGACCAGCTCGCGAGCGTGCTCGCCGAGCTCGGTATCGAACCGAAGGAGGTCGGACTCGACCTCAAGGGCGTCTACTCCGAGGGCGTGCTGTTCGAGTCCGAGGAACTCTCGATCGACGTCGACGAGTACCGCGCGGACATCGAGTCCGCCGCCGCCGCCGCTCGGAACCTCTCGGTCAACGCGTCGTACCCGACCGCAAGGACGGCCCCGACGCTCATCGCGAAGGCGACCGGCGACGCGAAGGCGGTCGGTCTGTTCGCCGAGATCGAGAGCCCGGACGTCGTTCCGGACCTCATCGGCAAGGCCGACGGTCAGCTCCGCGCGCTCGCCGCGCGGATCGACGACGAGGAGGCGCTCCCCGAAGCGCTGCAGGGCGTCGACGCGCCCGAAGCCGAAACGGAGACAAAAGAGGAACAGGTCGACGAAGACGAGACGGAAGACGCCGAAGAAGTCCCCGAAGACGGCGACGACGAGGACGACGACGAGGACGACGACGAGGACGGTGCCGAGGGGCTCGGCGCGATGTTCGGATAACAACAGAGAAGAACAATGGAATACGTTTACGCAGCACTCATCCTGAACGAGACGGGCGAAGAGATCAACGAAGACAACATCACCGCGATCCTGGAGTCGGCCGGCGCCGACGTCGACGAGTCGCGCGTCAAGGCGCTCATCGCGGCGCTCGAGGACGTCGACATCGAGGAGGCCATCGAGACGGCCGCAGCCGCGCCCGCCGCGGGCGCCGCGGCAGCCGGCGACGCGGACGAAACCGACGAGGTCGAGGAAGTCGACGAGCCCGAAGACGAGGAAGCCGACGAGGCCGAAGACGAGGAGGACGATGAGGAAGAGGCCTCCGGAGAGGGCCTCGGCGAACTCTTCGGCTGACGCCGGAAGCGGAAACCCGACCGAAACCGGTCGCTCGATTCTTCCTTTTTATGTAGGATGACGGATCCATCCGTGAGCGATGGATCCGGCCGTCCGCCTCGTCGTCGATCCCGGTTTCACGCTTGCAGCGCTCGCGTTCCTGTTCGGCGGGGCGGCGCTGGGTGCGGTGTCGGGGCTGGTTCCCGGTCTGCACGCGAACAACTTCGCGCTGCTTCTCGCGGGGATCGCACCCAGCATCCAGGCGGATCCGTTGCTCCTCGGCGTCGCGATGCTCGCCGCGGGCGTCGTCCACACGTTTCTCGACATCGTTCCGGCGCTCGCGTTGGGCGTTCCCGACGCGGCGATGGCCGTGGCCGCGCTTCCGGGGCACCGACTCGTGCTCGCCGGCCGCGGACGGGAAGCGCTCCGGCTCTCGGCGGTCGGCTCCGCTGTCGCGGTCGGCCTCGCGGTCCCGCTTGCAGTCCCGGTCACGTGGGCGATGGTCCGGGCGTATCCGACGATACGAGCGCACCTCCCGTTCGTACTGGCGGGGGTGGTGGCAATCCTCCTGGTGACGGAGTCGTCGCGCAGGGCGGCTGTCGCCGGTGGGATGGCGTTTCTGGCCAGCGGGATGCTGGGCCTCGCCACGCTGGATCTGGATCCCGCCGCACCGTTGGGGTCCGGCGGAATGCTGGTGCCACTTTTCACGGGACTGTTCGGCGCTCCCGTTCTCGTCGAGGCGCTTGGCGGGAACGGCGTTCCACCCCAGGCTGACGCCCGGATCACGATGCGTCCG
The Halalkaliarchaeum desulfuricum DNA segment above includes these coding regions:
- a CDS encoding tripartite tricarboxylate transporter permease → MDPAVRLVVDPGFTLAALAFLFGGAALGAVSGLVPGLHANNFALLLAGIAPSIQADPLLLGVAMLAAGVVHTFLDIVPALALGVPDAAMAVAALPGHRLVLAGRGREALRLSAVGSAVAVGLAVPLAVPVTWAMVRAYPTIRAHLPFVLAGVVAILLVTESSRRAAVAGGMAFLASGMLGLATLDLDPAAPLGSGGMLVPLFTGLFGAPVLVEALGGNGVPPQADARITMRPRSLGTTAGAGSFAGALVGYLPGVSAAIASVLALPAVPTADADRGFIVSTSGANTANTVFALFALVSLGTPRTGVMVALDRIEVPFALPVLLVATATGAVVGFTLVLLVGDVYLRVVGTADYTRVSLGVLAALVCLSGLFAGPIGVAVFLVSTLLGLVPPRLGARRVHLMGVLILPLGLST